The region AGAAGCAAATAAAGTTGGAAAACGATCGAGTCGGTCAGTTGGTAAGAAATTATCAAAGGAGGTTAGATCTACCAGGTTGAATGGCTCACCGTTATTAGAATGCAGCTATTGCCAGCAGAAGTTTGACTTTCCGAGTGTTTTGAAAAGGCATGTGAGATCGCATACTAATGAACGCCCATATGTCTGCAAAGTTTGCAATAAGAGTTTTAAACAATTGGGACACCTCAGCCAGCACTCACTGACTCATACAGATTATCGTTCCTTCCAGTGCGCGACatgtaatataaaatttgaatcattGGACAGTTTGAAGATCCACACGCAATCGCATCGAGGTGATTCCCTGTTGTACAGGCCTAAAGAAGTATATCGATTGTTTGAATGCGATAATTGCAAAAAAGTATTCACAACCAAAAGCGTTCTGGAGAGgcatatatttacacatactCATGAACGACAGTTCGGCTGTAAAGTGTGCGGAAAAAGGTTTAAGCAGGCTGGCCACGTTAAGTCACATATGTTGGTACATACAGGGGAGCGAAAGTTCGAGTGTACGGTTTGCTCAAAGAGATTTAGCCTTTCGAACTCCCTCAAAAAACATATGTACATTCACAATGGTGAGAAGCCCTATCAGTGCGACGTTTGTGGTGctcgttttctggaaaaacgaaatttgaatGGTCACTTAATGACTCATACAAATGAACGACCCTTTTCCTGCAACATTTGTGGCAAGAGATATACCCTTGCAGACACTCTCAGGCGTCACATAAGCGCGGCTCACGAGGATGGGAGGACATACCAGTGCGAGATCTGTGCTAAAATGTTTAAACAGTTGGCGCatttgtatgtacataaaaagGTTCATACAGATGAACGGCCTTATCAATGTCAcctgtgtgaaaaaaattttaagcatAAGAATGTTTTAAAATCACACTTGGCGATACATGCGAACTTGCGACCCTTTGAATGCGATGTTTGTAAGGCCACATTTGTAAGGAAAACTAATCTCCAAACTCACATAGCTTCTGCACACATGAACGAGCGGCCATATGTGTGCACAATTTGTAACAAACGATTTAAACAAGTCAGCCACTTGAACGGTCACGTTGTTGTTCATAGTAATTCCATGCCTTACCAGTGTGACTTTTGTGATCGACGTTGCAACAGGTTGGATAACTTGAAAAAGCATATGCGTCTACACACTAAAACTAAAGAATAAGAAAGTTTTCCTCAACGCGTTGACAGGGGCTACagtaattattacaaatacTTGACGAATTAGATTGGAATTCAATGATATTCTATGAAAATGTTATCCTGTCGTGTGGAgagttacatttttttgaataattaaatgataCAGCACTGACCCTTGCTAGTGATCAGAATGTACTTCTTATGTTGAAATccttatttcttttcaataattaaatgaTACAGCAAAGATCCTTGCTAGTGATCAGAATGTAGTTCTTAttttagaatttcaatttgcatgaaaatataatagaaGAAGTAATTTTACTTCGATTGACTGAGAAAACAAATATGGACAATTCTGTTATGATTTATAATTGCTTAACATTTAAgcatattttttaccataCCTATTTATACGTTTTATTGTATTGATTCATACCGGACCTGTATAATAGGATACCTGCAGTATCTTCATTTTCTTAGTCAACAAACTAATGCTGCGTTTGGTTAGTCTGTATGATTGTGAGCGATGTTTAACgtaatttttgataatatttaagTTGAATCTTAAAGCTAGCaagtttatttaatttgtgTTCCTAAGATGGAGGTGAAATTAGGCAGATGCTGTGTGTAGTTCAATTTGGAAACTAGGTATTATTTACGTTAACTTATGGAGAGATTAAAATTCGCATCTTGTTATGCAGATAGgtcatgtttttattttactattcTGAATCGTGGTGAATTTCAGGTGCCTAGGTGCGCTAATTGTCCAGTGTAGGGATCAGTGTTTGTAAATTGCGAagcgttttttctttttaatgtacatgtataaaatggatgaaaaatgcgttgcaatgtttttcaaatacttaGATTTCTTGCAGCCATTactaaaataatttctactaCAGCTTACAACGAAAATCGTAGTATGCAGTTAGcgattcaaaactttttcaacatgtatgtattttcatcTACAAAAACCAAAATACTATTTcataattaagaaaaaatatgacaacGGTCATCTGTTCTCTGTACATGTAATGTAATGTTTCATAAATTCATTAGTTGTACAATTCTAACCGTTGGAATAATACGAAATAGTACATACCCAATTcagtatgtatatacacgtttAAAATCACCTGGATATGATGAAAGGAACCCGAGATTAACTAAACATGAGGAAAGTTGTGGTTGGTCAAGTTAGGTACTAccttgaatataaataaaatgattggAAATTTCCACAATTGGTATGAAAACTTTATAACTTCTTACTCCCGACTGACTAATTGTAGGATCTAATTCACGCATAAATTCTTTTGTAACGatgatgtatattttttataataaacgatttgaaaaaatctataCTTTTATTGTAATCATAAGTTGTCATTTAAAACTGACATTTCACTGCTCACACAATGTGTGTTGTGATTATTCGCCGTATGGAGGAGTCTGATATATATATCACGGAAAATATTACTTGTTTACGTGTGCGTACAGATGACCGTGACAATCTACTTTAATCTACTTACGTAGTTCGTTTCACGCAGAAAAGCAACAGTACTATATTTTCATTGCAGTCACGAATTTAATATCCGTAACCCGGAAAATCGGTAAAGCAGTTTTAGGTTATATTTCTCCTACtgtgaaaattattccatTTTAAGGTAGTTCACTTTTTATACGGCCATTTAATGCACTActaacaccaattttcaaaacaggCACGCTCTAATCTGAAGTAGCAATCGAATAGGATGTCGGTAGCTCGGGGTAAAGTTTTACTCTGTAAGGCCAAGGCGCAGGGTGAACCAGAGGAAGGGGAGAAAGACTATGTTACGGTTCTCGAATCAGCAGGATTTTCATGCACGCAACTACCCGTTTTAAGATTTGAATTTATCAACCTTAAGAAGCTGCAGGTTCTCcttgttcaaaattcatacTCAGGTATAAGGAATTCGAAGCTAGTATTGAATcccttctattttttttaattgaattacaaCGTAACATTGCTACTTTGAAAGTATGAAAATCAACTTAACCATCTACTTGTCTATTAATTAagacattttcaatttgtccGGATGACTAGGTTTGATTCTTACGAGTCCTCGCAGCGCAGAAGCTGTGAAACTTTCTCTCGAACAGGGAGAAGCATGGTTGGAGTCCATCTTTAGCcatatttggaaaaatctgCCCATCTACTGCATAGGTCCAACGACAGAACGAGTGGCTAGAAATATTCTCGGTTTACAACGTTATTGTGGTTCTGAATCAGGCAATGCCGAAGAGCTAGCTAAGTTCATAATAAACGAAATGCAATCTGCAAGTGATAATCCTGAAGCAAGGCCTCTTTTGTACCCCTGCAGTGCTATTGCACGCGATACAATGTCAACTACTCTCGAAGCTGGTGGTATAACAATGCAGAAATTACCTGTCTACAAAACTCTACCCAGCAAAACGTTACAAACGGACTTAAACGATATCCTTAGCAACTCGCTACCGGAGTATGTAGTTTTTTTCAGTCCCTCTGCTGTGAGGTATGTTACAAACGTGATTAAACGAAATAGATCGGAAAAATTGATTgagcaaatgaaatttgtagCTATTGGTCCTGTGACCGAAAAAGCTCTTGTCGAAGCTGGCTTAAAAGTATACGCAACATCTCGCCAACCTGATCCTATCGCGTTATCAAATGCGCTTCAGAATATGCTAGTTAAAAAATGACTAGTGTAGCTGTGGTcctaattttcttcttttttaattcactaCCATAAGTTCTACGAAGACCACACATTTTATTCTCATGAAAATTCATCTACTAAAATTATCTGATGTAAATAGAATTCTGTATGATTATTGGCATGCAGAGTGggtaatttaataaattaatgattTCTTAAAGTGTATATTggtaatataggtatatcgGCAGGTTGTCTACAGGTTTATTCGAATTACAATTTCTCACATATTTTAAAACAGTGCTGTAATATAAAGCAACATTCAGATGTAATAATAGCCGATGCACTGCAAAGTTAAGAAATAATGTATGTAAGACCTTCGTgcgatttattatattttatcagttcaataaaattcatcCATGCAAAGCAGAGTCTCTCAAGAAAttgtttacaatataattCTGCAATCCATAGTAATCATCCGCGTGGAAAGTTTCGTTTTTCACCGGTTTGAATCTTGCGAACTGACCCTGAAGAGTATCACGTGACCACGACGACCAGTTCCATCTGTCGGatgttttgaaaatgattggGAAAATGCTTGTGAGAAGGCCTCCTGGTAATCAACTGCTGAACTAACAAACAGCTGTTTCTTGTGTGTCAAATCTGTGCGGGGGGTTAGAAACTACAATTGAAACAGGACTCGGtatatcaaataaataataaggtaagttaaataaaaattattatatcagTACTGAAATGATATTCTCGGGAAGTTGCCTAACGAGAGGAATGATATTTCGTCATATACCATCTCATCCGTGACGGATAATTCGAACAATTTGAACATTCTTCCTCTGTGTCATCCTTTCAAAAACGGAAATTATCACATCTAAATCTCTGAGCGTAAATAATATCGGCCATAATCTACATCTTGAACTAATTGCTTTAGACGCGTGACTCGTTTCATATATCACATTAAATGTCGAAGAAACAACGCTTCCGATAGTGATTAGAGAACGTGCTAACCATCTCATTGTTAGCTACCGACGCACCGCCCGCCTTTGATTGGCTGTCTCGTACCGCTTGTAATTTGCAATCCGTAATCCGACCGAAACGATGATAATACTTCAAGATAAGTTATCGGCGTTAGGGAACTGTCAAGATGAATAGGCAAGAACTGTACAGAGACAAGTATAACGAATCGTTGGTCTCATTCAATCGGTCTAACAAAACACTACgcccccctcccgccctccaTCATTTCGTCGTCGCTAGTCCGAACTCCAGAAACGCAGCGCGTATAGTGAAAGGATCTTTGAACGGAAAATTCGATCGTCATTCCGCCCCCCTAATTCCTAAATATGGTAACGTTGGAGTTTCATCGTTTTATTAACATTCGGACTTACAATAACGGATAACGGACAATTGGCTTTTAGGTGTACacgttttgaaaatcgaaagcaTTCGTAAATGCATCCGGACGTGAAACTACCCGCATTGAGAATCTGCGGGGGTGTGTTCGAAACGGATGTACGCACAGTCATCGGGGGGCGTAACGTCGTATTCTTTATCTTACGCTGGTCGGGCGATAATTGAAGAGCGGTATCGAAGCCTCCTGACGCGACGGCGGTTGGCCTTTCCAAGTCACCGCGTACTACAGCAGCGTAGTCCGGAGGGTTGGCGCATGGGGGTTGGCGAGAGAGCCGTTCCGCTATCGATCGCACGGTTAAAACTACCCCTACGAGGTCGGAGAGCCCGAAGGAACCTTGCAGTGCTTAAATCCACGCGACGGAGTCAATTTCTGAACGGCCCAAAGCCCCGGCGTCAGTAGTCGGTCGGTCAGGTGGTTTATCAAGACCGCAGGATAAAGGATAACGTAACGAGACGACGTATCGGGGTGATAACGCGCAGATTCGCTTTCGCCGCCTCTTCTTCTCCTCGTCCCCGAATTTTTCTCAGGTAATGATTATCCGATTTCTTTTCCACGTACTGTCCGTTACGCGCAATTACATACTACATTTCTCTAACCCGATCAACGAGACTTGCGTAGAAGCGTGCAGTCGTACGTCAAGCCATTGGCATCGGTTTCA is a window of Neodiprion fabricii isolate iyNeoFabr1 chromosome 6, iyNeoFabr1.1, whole genome shotgun sequence DNA encoding:
- the LOC124185601 gene encoding uroporphyrinogen-III synthase-like, which encodes MSVARGKVLLCKAKAQGEPEEGEKDYVTVLESAGFSCTQLPVLRFEFINLKKLQVLLVQNSYSGLILTSPRSAEAVKLSLEQGEAWLESIFSHIWKNLPIYCIGPTTERVARNILGLQRYCGSESGNAEELAKFIINEMQSASDNPEARPLLYPCSAIARDTMSTTLEAGGITMQKLPVYKTLPSKTLQTDLNDILSNSLPEYVVFFSPSAVRYVTNVIKRNRSEKLIEQMKFVAIGPVTEKALVEAGLKVYATSRQPDPIALSNALQNMLVKK